Proteins co-encoded in one Dehalobacter sp. genomic window:
- a CDS encoding Crp/Fnr family transcriptional regulator produces MEKIFNNNYILPNNFYPINKLKNYLNMGIVRNYQKGDSVVSPGEIIDSVIYVISGKLGITFLTEDGKKRMMFHADAGTFVDRLFQSDDCLVDVVSEEESVVCYFSKDQLLEMFQQDKEVLCEFITSYASKCGYFMHESKEMALYNPSVRVLRLLYKLCLTKGELVNNVYEINIKLSQKAISEMTGVHYVTVCKIFQNLREKNILRKTSNKIIIFDLKRLKDLISN; encoded by the coding sequence ATGGAAAAAATTTTTAACAACAATTATATTTTACCGAATAATTTTTATCCAATAAATAAGTTAAAAAATTATCTCAATATGGGGATTGTCCGAAATTACCAAAAAGGAGATTCCGTTGTTTCACCCGGAGAGATCATCGATAGCGTTATTTATGTTATTTCAGGAAAATTAGGTATTACCTTTCTAACTGAGGATGGAAAAAAAAGGATGATGTTCCATGCTGATGCTGGCACGTTTGTTGATCGATTATTTCAGTCTGATGATTGTCTCGTTGATGTTGTTTCAGAAGAAGAGAGCGTTGTATGCTATTTTTCAAAAGACCAGTTGCTTGAGATGTTTCAGCAGGATAAGGAAGTTCTCTGTGAATTTATTACGAGTTATGCATCAAAATGTGGGTATTTTATGCATGAATCTAAGGAAATGGCGCTCTATAATCCTTCGGTTCGGGTTCTGCGATTACTTTATAAGCTTTGCCTTACTAAAGGAGAGTTAGTTAACAATGTTTATGAAATTAATATTAAGTTGTCGCAAAAGGCTATTTCTGAAATGACAGGTGTCCATTATGTGACTGTCTGCAAAATATTCCAAAATCTAAGAGAAAAGAACATTTTGCGTAAAACATCCAATAAGATTATAATCTTTGACTTAAAAAGACTTAAAGATCTGATCAGCAACTGA
- a CDS encoding Crp/Fnr family transcriptional regulator, with protein MEYDFFNELTRTIPDTFYPVEKLQRFVHLGVVKSYAKGSAVILPGDECMLIYVLSGKIQLNMVTEEGRQRLVYFCGKNGVMDRIFQLNNDNAYATAIEKCRVCFFSKEQLLTIFQTDSDLYFEIMKNLFAKGIYFMKQTVEMELYNPTVRIVRLLYGLCISNGIPVGDSYEVRLELSQKQISEISGVHFVTVSKVLGYLIKQKIIEKKKGKIIIHDLDRLKELTFEKRLF; from the coding sequence ATGGAATACGATTTTTTTAATGAATTGACAAGAACAATTCCTGACACATTCTATCCCGTTGAAAAATTGCAAAGATTTGTCCATTTAGGAGTTGTGAAATCCTATGCCAAAGGAAGTGCCGTTATTTTACCAGGGGATGAGTGCATGCTAATCTATGTACTTTCGGGAAAAATCCAGCTCAACATGGTTACAGAGGAAGGTAGGCAAAGGTTGGTATATTTTTGCGGCAAAAATGGAGTCATGGATAGGATTTTTCAGCTGAATAATGATAATGCCTACGCGACTGCAATAGAAAAATGCAGAGTGTGTTTTTTTTCAAAGGAGCAGCTTTTAACAATTTTTCAAACTGACAGTGATTTATATTTTGAAATTATGAAAAATCTTTTTGCCAAAGGCATTTATTTTATGAAACAGACCGTTGAAATGGAATTATACAATCCTACGGTCAGAATTGTAAGACTTCTTTATGGTCTATGCATATCTAACGGAATACCAGTAGGGGATTCATATGAAGTCCGTCTTGAATTGTCTCAGAAACAAATTTCTGAAATATCAGGAGTCCATTTTGTTACAGTATCTAAAGTATTAGGATATTTAATAAAGCAAAAAATTATTGAGAAAAAAAAAGGCAAAATCATTATCCATGATTTAGATAGATTAAAAGAGTTAACATTTGAAAAACGTCTTTTTTAA
- a CDS encoding dehalogenase yields MGTFLIFIAGVLFLAGILFIKPRAKRDLMWKTVLNWALYVIWYAITWMGVSFVYINASVGHVKATSTAIFLFLGISVVLAVVQARLLGFIGVKKTGNASSQQA; encoded by the coding sequence ATGGGTACATTCTTAATTTTTATTGCCGGTGTGTTATTTTTAGCGGGGATTCTTTTTATTAAACCTCGCGCCAAAAGGGACTTAATGTGGAAAACAGTACTGAACTGGGCCTTATATGTTATTTGGTATGCCATCACGTGGATGGGGGTTTCCTTTGTTTACATTAACGCATCGGTCGGCCATGTTAAAGCAACAAGTACGGCTATATTCCTGTTCTTAGGGATATCAGTGGTGCTTGCTGTCGTTCAGGCACGGTTGCTAGGTTTTATCGGCGTGAAAAAAACGGGAAACGCAAGTTCACAACAAGCTTGA